From Cannabis sativa cultivar Pink pepper isolate KNU-18-1 chromosome 8, ASM2916894v1, whole genome shotgun sequence, a single genomic window includes:
- the LOC115701034 gene encoding malonyl-CoA:anthocyanidin 5-O-glucoside-6''-O-malonyltransferase, protein MAKLKIIEVCKVAPSPASMATTSSSSPNSLHLTCLDLIWLRLPPVQRIFFYELPNLEDPNRDTTLFFHSDILPRLKHSLSLTLKHFLPLSGNLIWPESSYKPLIHYNDGDEDVVSFTVAETDADFHHLSGTNEFLEATEYHPLIPNLAVSPDRAAILAFQVTLFPNFGFSIGMVNHHAAIDGKSVHMFLKTWTHICQSQQQQQEYNYSYSPLELKPFFDRTVIVDSKGIDAIIAEQLQELDGGPHNRSLIPWKIEVPTGAVRGSFQLTREKINKLRQLLNVHNNSLLHLSTFCLTYSYILVCLVKAKELHKDGQKIIFGFAVDARSRFEPPLPETYLGNCVVGKFTDAYAKDLAGEDGLFLAVKAISDAIRSLETAKETILYGLENMVPLILKSLVEGKGSHDEFYSIAGSPKFEPYNTDFGWGRPKKSDVVSIDKTGAISLSDTRNGDGIEVGLVLKKHDMESFAFLFQKSLE, encoded by the coding sequence ATGGCAAAGCTGAAAATTATAGAAGTGTGCAAGGTAGCTCCCTCGCCTGCTAGTATGGCAACTACCTCTTCCTCCTCTCCAAACTCTCTCCATCTTACTTGTTTGGACCTAATCTGGCTAAGGTTGCCACCAGTTCAACGTATCTTTTTCTACGAGCTTCCAAACTTAGAGGATCCAAATAGAGATACAACTCTATTTTTCCATTCAGACATTCTTCCAAGGCTCAAACACTCCTTATCTCTCACCCTCAAACACTTCCTTCCTCTTTCCGGTAACCTCATTTGGCCCGAATCCTCCTATAAACCTCTCATTCATTACAACGATGGCGATGAGGACGTCGTTTCTTTTACTGTGGCTGAGACAGACGCTGATTTTCACCATCTATCAGGGACAAATGAATTCTTAGAAGCAACAGAATACCATCCTCTTATCCCCAACTTGGCAGTGTCTCCCGACCGAGCCGCAATCTTGGCATTCCAAGTCACTTTGTTCCCCAACTTTGGATTTTCCATTGGAATGGTCAATCACCATGCGGCAATAGATGGAAAATCAGTACACATGTTTCTGAAAACATGGACACATATTTGCCAAtcccaacaacaacaacaagagtACAACTACAGTTATAGTCCTTTGGAGTTGAAACCTTTTTTCGACAGAACTGTGATTGTGGACTCGAAAGGGATTGATGCAATCATAGCCGAACAACTTCAAGAATTAGACGGAGGACCTCACAATAGAAGCTTAATACCATGGAAGATAGAAGTTCCAACAGGTGCAGTTAGGGGCAGTTTCCAATTGACACGagagaaaataaacaaattGAGACAATTGTTGAATGTTCATAATAATAGCCTTCTTCACTTATCTACATTTTGCCTcacatattcatatatattagtATGTTTGGTTAAGGCAAAAGAATTACACAAAGATggccaaaaaataatttttggctTTGCTGTGGATGCTAGGTCTCGCTTTGAGCCTCCTTTGCCCGAAACATACTTGGGAAACTGTGTTGTAGGAAAGTTTACAGATGCATATGCAAAAGATTTGGCTGGGGAAGATGGTCTTTTCCTCGCTGTAAAAGCCATTAGTGATGCTATAAGAAGTTTGGAGACGGCGAAGGAGACTATTTTGTATGGACTAGAAAATATGGTTCCTTTGATTTTAAAGTCGCTTGTAGAAGGTAAAGGTAGTCATGATGAATTCTACAGCATAGCTGGTTCACCTAAGTTTGAGCCTTACAACACTGATTTCGGATGGGGAAGGCCCAAAAAATCGGATGTGGTTTCAATTGATAAAACAGGAGCAATAAGTCTTTCTGATACTAGAAATGGAGATGGAATTGAAGTTGGGTTGGTATTGAAGAAACATGATATGGAAAGTTTTGCTTTTCTATTCCAAAAAAGTCTTGAGTGA